One stretch of Glycine soja cultivar W05 chromosome 7, ASM419377v2, whole genome shotgun sequence DNA includes these proteins:
- the LOC114419951 gene encoding probable WRKY transcription factor 48: MEEKREKEGNSKSSSTMANSVAFSDEIPNMSMSTSFPFSPAFSSIFDMMPPPPPSSSHDPKAPNNFAGFMDLLAVPADYYAPSLFDWPQNTTATSAPPPLTAQINHPLPSPASSNVPDGSEVLNTPASPNYSSISSSSNEAAAAAAANKATGNDNDADDETTIDAAAGRGEEDQDQDKTKKQLKPKKKNQKKQREPRFAFMTKSEVDHLDDGYRWRKYGQKAVKNSPHPRSYYRCTTATCGVKKRVERSSEDPTVVVTTYEGQHTHPCPATSRASLGFMHSEASGGFGPTSGLGSAHFMLPQQQQFRDQAQAAMLLYNSNSSSLSLPLNVVNSASCVNNSYPNTSSLSGFLQGQENHQRSVVAPHAFLRDNGLLQDIVPTHMRNEESEDRV, encoded by the exons ATGgaggagaagagagagaaagagggaaaCTCAAAGTCATCATCCACCATGGCAAATTCTGTGGCATTTTCCGACGAGATTCCGAACATGAGCATGAGCACAAGCTTCCCTTTCTCCCCTGCTTTCTCTAGCATCTTTGACATGATGCCACCTCCACCACCTTCCTCATCTCACGATCCTAAAGCTCCCAACAACTTTGCTGGCTTCATGGACTTGCTCGCTGTCCCTGCTGATTATTATGCCCCTTCTTTATTCGACTGGCCCCAAAACACCACCGCCACGTCAGCACCACCACCTCTCACCGCCCAAATCAACCACCCTCTTCCGTCTCCGGCCAGCTCCAATGTCCCCGACGGCTCCGAGGTTCTCAACACTCCGGCATCTCCCAACTATTCGTCTATTTCGTCGTCGTCGAACGaagccgccgccgccgccgccgccaacAAAGCAACGGGAAATGATAATGATGCCGATGATGAAACAACAATAGATGCAGCTGCAGGCAGAGGAGAAGAAGATCAAGACCAAGACAAGACTAAGAAACA GCTCAAGCCAAAAAAGAAGAACCAAAAGAAGCAAAGAGAGCCAAGATTTGCGTTCATGACAAAGAGTGAAGTGGATCACCTCGACGATGGCTACAGATGGCGCAAGTACGGTCAAAAAGCCGTCAAAAACAGCCCTCATCCAAG GAGCTATTATCGTTGCACCACCGCGACATGCGGCGTGAAGAAGCGCGTGGAGCGTTCCTCCGAGGATCCTACGGTGGTGGTGACAACCTACGAGGGGCAACACACGCACCCGTGCCCTGCCACGTCACGGGCTAGCCTCGGGTTCATGCATTCCGAAGCAAGTGGTGGGTTCGGACCCACTAGTGGATTAGGTTCGGCACACTTTATGCtgccacaacaacaacagtttCGGGACCAAGCACAAGCAGCAATGTTGTTGTACAACTCCAACTCATCGTCATTGTCATTGCCACTGAATGTTGTTAACTCAGCTTCTTGTGTTAATAATAGCTACCCCAATACGTCGTCGTTGAGTGGCTTCCTTCAAGGCCAAGAGAATCATCAGCGAAGTGTGGTGGCTCCTCACGCTTTCTTGAGGGACAATGGGCTTCTTCAGGACATTGTTCCAACGCATATGAGGAATGAGGAGAGTGAAGATCGTGTTTAG